The following proteins are encoded in a genomic region of Spirosoma sp. SC4-14:
- a CDS encoding TIM barrel protein: MSLNRRHFLTSAATLAGALTVPDLVWAQAGKPAKSFPIACNSYSWVTFYGRQHKNWMDDPNASLTEFTQAGLAAYEPAINSADEVTKLLPLLKKYGLAMHSLYVNSTLHKADEAQKSIDSVLAIADAAKAAGTTIFVTNPSPIQWGSTDDKTDAELIEQAKNLDRLGSELRKRGITLAYHTHAPEHRQAAREFHHMLLASDPKNVSLCLDAHWVYRGSGNSQVALFDVVKLYGKRIVEIHIRQSKNGIWQETFGDGDIDYRRLTSDLNALGVRPNLVLEQCLEKESPNTMGPIEAHKQDLAYARTVFASLLD, translated from the coding sequence ATGTCCCTAAACCGTCGTCATTTCCTAACCTCAGCGGCCACACTTGCCGGTGCCTTAACCGTGCCGGATTTAGTTTGGGCCCAGGCAGGTAAACCCGCGAAGTCGTTTCCAATTGCCTGCAACTCCTATTCGTGGGTAACGTTTTATGGCCGTCAGCATAAAAACTGGATGGACGATCCCAATGCCTCCCTGACCGAGTTTACCCAAGCGGGGCTGGCGGCTTATGAACCCGCGATCAACTCAGCCGACGAGGTTACTAAACTGCTGCCTCTGCTCAAAAAGTATGGGCTGGCCATGCACTCGCTCTACGTAAATAGTACGCTGCACAAAGCCGATGAAGCCCAAAAATCCATCGATTCCGTGCTGGCGATTGCCGATGCCGCTAAAGCCGCCGGGACCACCATATTCGTCACCAATCCCAGTCCGATTCAGTGGGGCAGTACCGACGATAAAACCGATGCAGAACTAATCGAACAGGCTAAAAATCTGGATAGGCTGGGGTCAGAACTTCGTAAACGCGGCATCACACTTGCCTATCATACCCACGCGCCCGAACATCGGCAGGCTGCCCGCGAATTTCACCATATGCTGCTGGCGTCTGATCCAAAAAATGTATCGTTGTGTCTTGATGCACACTGGGTATACCGGGGCTCAGGCAATTCGCAGGTTGCGCTGTTCGACGTTGTTAAGTTATACGGCAAACGCATTGTTGAAATCCACATCCGGCAGTCGAAAAACGGAATCTGGCAGGAGACCTTTGGCGACGGCGATATTGATTACCGTCGGCTAACAAGCGATCTGAACGCACTGGGCGTTCGGCCTAATCTGGTGCTGGAACAGTGTCTGGAAAAAGAGTCGCCCAATACGATGGGGCCAATAGAAGCCCACAAACAGGATCTGGCTTATGCCCGAACGGTATTTGCCAGCTTGCTCGATTAA
- a CDS encoding DNA starvation/stationary phase protection protein: protein MQPNIGLEEDVLKQDNTLLNDFLSDLHVLYIKTRKYHWNVAGPNFMEYHKFFEKQYKAIEEEIDAVAERIRQLGGKPLATMAEFIHNTSLKEDSGTPDGTPEMFKNLLADHEQIVRELRDDVDKCTDELNDAGTADFLTGLMEAHEAMAWMLRKYLS, encoded by the coding sequence ATGCAGCCTAACATTGGTCTTGAAGAAGATGTCCTGAAACAGGACAACACCTTACTGAACGACTTTCTTTCTGATCTACACGTTCTGTATATCAAAACCCGCAAATACCACTGGAACGTGGCTGGTCCGAACTTCATGGAGTATCATAAATTCTTCGAGAAGCAGTATAAAGCCATTGAAGAAGAAATTGATGCCGTTGCCGAGCGCATTCGGCAACTGGGCGGAAAGCCGCTGGCTACAATGGCCGAATTTATTCATAACACCAGCCTGAAAGAAGATTCGGGCACGCCGGATGGAACTCCCGAAATGTTTAAAAACTTACTGGCCGACCATGAACAAATTGTCCGCGAACTCCGCGACGATGTGGATAAATGCACCGATGAGCTAAACGATGCGGGCACAGCCGATTTTCTGACGGGGTTGATGGAAGCGCACGAAGCCATGGCCTGGATGCTGCGGAAATACCTTTCGTAA